A region from the Prosthecobacter algae genome encodes:
- a CDS encoding VTT domain-containing protein: protein MTSPRGPGAFWALILLILIGIIGPFLVWGAAFDQALSLEGTRTWLGQYGHWAWAAGMALLVSDIVLPIPGTVVMSALGWMYGWAWGGLIAAAGSFLSGLLAYALCRGLGRPAARWIAGEAGLAKGEAFFARRGGWVVALSRWAPVLPEAVACLAGLARMPWRTFVLSLACGSLPLGFAFAAIGHLGHASPAWALALSAGVPILLWGVMWRSWQAR from the coding sequence ATGACGTCACCTCGCGGCCCAGGCGCTTTTTGGGCTCTCATTCTGCTCATCCTCATCGGCATCATCGGGCCCTTCCTGGTCTGGGGCGCGGCCTTTGACCAGGCGCTGAGCCTGGAGGGCACCCGCACCTGGCTGGGCCAGTATGGGCACTGGGCCTGGGCGGCGGGCATGGCCCTGCTGGTGAGCGACATCGTGCTGCCCATCCCCGGTACCGTCGTCATGTCCGCCCTAGGCTGGATGTATGGCTGGGCCTGGGGCGGCCTCATCGCGGCGGCGGGCTCATTTTTATCCGGCCTGCTGGCCTATGCCCTGTGCCGGGGCCTGGGGCGGCCCGCCGCACGCTGGATCGCCGGGGAGGCGGGGCTGGCGAAAGGCGAGGCCTTCTTTGCCCGGCGCGGCGGCTGGGTGGTGGCCCTCTCCCGCTGGGCCCCGGTGCTGCCGGAGGCCGTGGCCTGCCTGGCGGGCCTCGCCCGCATGCCCTGGCGCACCTTTGTCCTGTCCCTGGCCTGCGGTTCCCTGCCCCTCGGTTTTGCCTTCGCGGCCATCGGTCACCTGGGCCACGCCAGCCCCGCCTGGGCCCTGGCCCTCAGCGCCGGAGTGCCCATTCTGCTCTGGGGCGTGATGTGGCGAAGCTGGCAGGCCCGATAA
- the dxs gene encoding 1-deoxy-D-xylulose-5-phosphate synthase — translation MDTTLPAITCPADLKALPLEKLPELAEKIRATLIETLSQTGGHLGPNLGVVELTLALHRVFDTPKDKFVFDVAHQGYVHKMLTGRWDKIHTIRQYEGLNGFLLRSESEHDCYGAGHAGTALGAALGMATARDLKGTDDHVVCVSGDAAFTCGPVFEALNNISSHTKRLITVLNDNEWSIDKNVGAIAKYFNTIATHPGFANLHDKAAKFVEFVLGGGARKLAERVENSAKGLLLPQSEGAHNRSTLFEEFGIRYYGPINGHDLPLLIQTFEFLKTQNEPVILHILTEKGRGYKPALEDPGKFHGLGKYNIETGEVQATDKPTYSQIYARTVTDFAKEDQKIVAITAAMPGGTGLMAFKKEIPERYFDVGIAEEHAALFACGMAVQGLRPFLTIYSTFMQRAVDMILHDMAIQHLPVRLCMDRGGLSGDDGPTHHGLFDIAYLRGIPGLVHMQPKDEDEFVDMLWTMANYDKGPIAIRYPRGNGPGVKPKAKPHLLEIGKAEVVADGSDVALIALGDMFATAELAKKELEAKGYSVALINPRWIKPLDNAVIETYAKKVKVVCTLEDHVLMNGFGCAVIEQLSTAGITTPVVRIGWPDEFVEHGTPAILRQKHGLTVENTVAKVLSKLA, via the coding sequence GTGGATACCACCCTGCCCGCCATCACTTGCCCTGCTGATCTCAAAGCCCTGCCGCTGGAAAAACTTCCAGAGTTGGCTGAAAAGATCCGTGCCACTCTGATCGAGACCCTGAGCCAGACGGGAGGCCACCTCGGTCCCAATCTGGGCGTGGTCGAGCTCACCCTCGCTCTCCATCGCGTGTTTGATACGCCGAAGGACAAATTTGTCTTTGATGTGGCCCACCAGGGTTACGTCCACAAGATGCTGACGGGCCGCTGGGACAAGATCCACACCATCCGCCAGTATGAGGGCCTCAACGGCTTCCTGCTGCGCAGTGAGAGCGAGCATGACTGCTATGGGGCTGGCCACGCGGGCACGGCCCTGGGGGCGGCGCTGGGCATGGCCACGGCGCGTGACCTGAAGGGGACGGATGACCATGTGGTCTGCGTCTCTGGCGATGCGGCCTTCACCTGCGGCCCAGTCTTCGAGGCGCTGAACAACATCTCCTCCCACACGAAGCGCCTGATCACGGTGCTGAATGACAATGAGTGGAGCATCGACAAAAACGTCGGTGCCATCGCCAAGTATTTTAACACCATCGCCACGCACCCGGGCTTTGCCAACCTGCATGACAAAGCGGCGAAGTTTGTGGAATTTGTCCTCGGTGGCGGTGCTCGCAAGCTGGCGGAACGCGTGGAAAATTCGGCCAAAGGTCTGCTGCTGCCGCAGAGCGAAGGCGCGCACAATCGCAGCACGCTGTTTGAGGAGTTCGGCATTCGTTATTACGGCCCCATCAATGGACATGATCTGCCTTTGCTGATCCAGACCTTTGAGTTCCTGAAGACGCAGAATGAGCCGGTGATCCTGCACATCCTGACGGAAAAGGGACGTGGGTACAAACCGGCCCTGGAAGATCCGGGCAAGTTCCACGGCCTGGGCAAGTACAACATCGAAACCGGTGAGGTGCAGGCCACGGACAAGCCGACGTATTCGCAGATCTATGCGCGCACGGTCACAGACTTTGCCAAGGAGGATCAAAAGATCGTGGCCATCACGGCGGCGATGCCTGGTGGCACGGGCCTGATGGCCTTCAAGAAGGAGATTCCGGAGCGCTACTTCGACGTGGGCATTGCCGAAGAGCACGCGGCTCTTTTTGCCTGTGGCATGGCGGTGCAGGGCCTGCGCCCTTTCCTAACCATTTATTCGACCTTCATGCAGCGTGCGGTGGACATGATCCTGCATGACATGGCCATCCAGCACCTGCCAGTGCGCCTGTGCATGGACCGTGGCGGCCTCAGCGGGGATGACGGCCCGACTCACCATGGCCTGTTCGACATCGCTTACCTGCGCGGCATTCCCGGCTTGGTGCACATGCAGCCGAAGGATGAAGATGAATTTGTGGACATGCTGTGGACGATGGCCAACTACGACAAGGGGCCGATCGCCATCCGCTACCCTCGTGGCAACGGTCCGGGCGTGAAGCCGAAGGCGAAGCCGCATCTCCTGGAAATCGGCAAGGCCGAAGTGGTGGCCGATGGCAGCGACGTGGCCCTCATCGCCCTGGGCGACATGTTTGCCACGGCTGAACTGGCGAAGAAGGAGCTGGAGGCCAAGGGATACTCCGTGGCCCTCATCAACCCGCGCTGGATCAAGCCACTGGACAATGCCGTGATCGAAACCTACGCCAAAAAGGTGAAGGTGGTGTGCACGCTGGAAGACCACGTGCTGATGAACGGCTTTGGCTGTGCGGTGATTGAGCAGCTCTCCACCGCTGGCATCACCACCCCGGTGGTGCGCATCGGCTGGCCGGATGAGTTTGTGGAGCACGGCACCCCGGCGATCCTGCGCCAGAAGCACGGCCTCACGGTGGAAAACACCGTGGCGAAAGTGCTGAGCAAGCTGGCCTGA
- the xseB gene encoding exodeoxyribonuclease VII small subunit: MSAAAPHESSFEQAMDRLEEIVALMEGDRMPLDEMVSSYEEGMGLLKVCRQRIEVARRRIEMITADAEGKPALAPFDPAAVAEVPEEKARPAAPVRKKKPAEAEEDTDDIRLF; encoded by the coding sequence ATGAGCGCCGCCGCCCCCCACGAATCTTCCTTTGAACAGGCCATGGACCGCCTGGAGGAAATCGTGGCGCTGATGGAGGGGGACCGAATGCCGCTGGATGAAATGGTCTCCAGCTATGAGGAAGGCATGGGCCTGCTGAAGGTCTGCCGGCAGAGGATCGAGGTGGCGAGACGCCGGATCGAGATGATCACGGCCGATGCCGAGGGCAAGCCTGCGCTGGCCCCGTTTGATCCTGCTGCGGTGGCCGAAGTGCCGGAGGAAAAGGCCCGGCCTGCCGCTCCGGTCCGCAAAAAGAAGCCTGCCGAGGCTGAAGAAGACACTGACGACATCCGACTTTTCTGA